The proteins below are encoded in one region of Spirochaetota bacterium:
- a CDS encoding cache domain-containing protein, protein MIKDITSLKECLDQIINTVKMDIAAITDKNGIVIYRGHNPVIFGDDQSNDQIINKVLASKKIVCGFILVPQSDLINEGRHIEKRINYNIEKADKGGYAMILKAAAPIWSDNGDFIGILYGGDIINQNFHLVDKIKKIVYNKHKGMDIGRVSIFQKDIRIATNVPTDDGERAVGTRASKEVYKKVIENGNQYIGRAYVVNSWYITGYLPLRDIDKQIIGMIGLGMIEQQFVDMKREALLIFLGVTMLGMIIVFLVSNIIANRITKPIKFLVNASQQISKGNFTLSAKIDSNDEIGELEKSFNIMAFKLQERDIKIAKQTQLQLMRSEKLAALGRMAAGVAHEINNPLTGVLMYGHLLLKKFPEDTQNWKDIEIIVKETTRCREIISNLLNFARESIPHKESANINDVIKDTISIIKNQIFFEKINLKLNLCNNLPDIKIDINQIEQVLINIMLNSVEAMSDGGDLIIKTNINENYTNIIIYITDTGYGIPYESIDKIFDPFFTTKEIGKGTGLGLAVSYGIIKRHGGQIIVDSQVEIGTTFTIILPIECFNKTNDEGVYDA, encoded by the coding sequence ATGATTAAAGATATCACGTCATTGAAAGAATGTTTAGATCAAATTATTAATACTGTAAAAATGGATATAGCAGCGATTACTGATAAAAATGGTATTGTTATATACAGAGGGCATAATCCTGTAATCTTTGGAGATGATCAAAGCAATGATCAAATTATTAACAAAGTATTAGCGAGCAAAAAGATTGTTTGCGGGTTTATATTAGTACCGCAATCGGATTTAATAAATGAAGGAAGGCACATTGAGAAGCGTATAAATTATAACATAGAGAAAGCAGATAAAGGGGGATATGCTATGATACTAAAGGCAGCAGCACCGATATGGAGTGATAATGGCGATTTTATTGGCATTTTATATGGAGGAGATATCATAAACCAAAATTTCCATCTTGTCGATAAAATAAAAAAAATTGTATATAATAAACACAAAGGCATGGATATAGGGAGAGTATCGATCTTCCAGAAGGATATTCGTATTGCTACAAATGTTCCTACAGATGATGGAGAAAGAGCTGTGGGCACAAGGGCTTCAAAAGAGGTATACAAAAAAGTCATAGAAAATGGCAATCAGTACATTGGGAGAGCCTATGTTGTCAATTCATGGTATATAACAGGTTATTTACCGCTTAGAGACATTGATAAACAAATTATTGGAATGATCGGTTTGGGAATGATTGAACAACAATTTGTTGATATGAAGAGGGAAGCATTGCTTATTTTCCTTGGAGTTACAATGCTTGGTATGATCATAGTATTTCTTGTATCAAATATAATTGCCAACCGAATAACAAAACCAATAAAATTTTTAGTTAATGCATCTCAACAAATCTCAAAAGGTAATTTTACTTTAAGCGCAAAAATTGATTCAAATGATGAGATAGGAGAGTTAGAAAAATCATTTAACATAATGGCTTTTAAACTCCAGGAAAGGGACATAAAGATAGCAAAACAAACCCAACTGCAACTAATGCGTTCAGAAAAGTTGGCTGCTTTAGGTAGAATGGCAGCAGGGGTAGCCCATGAGATTAATAATCCATTAACAGGTGTTCTTATGTATGGGCACCTGCTACTAAAAAAATTCCCTGAAGACACTCAAAATTGGAAAGATATAGAAATAATCGTGAAAGAGACAACTCGTTGTCGTGAAATAATAAGCAATTTATTAAACTTTGCAAGAGAAAGCATTCCACACAAGGAATCAGCTAATATCAATGATGTTATCAAAGACACTATTTCTATTATCAAGAATCAAATATTTTTTGAGAAAATAAACCTAAAACTTAATCTATGTAACAATTTGCCTGACATTAAGATTGACATCAACCAAATTGAACAGGTTTTAATTAACATTATGCTGAATTCTGTTGAAGCCATGTCAGACGGTGGAGATCTAATTATTAAAACAAATATAAATGAAAATTATACCAATATTATTATATATATCACAGATACAGGATACGGTATTCCATATGAGTCTATAGATAAAATTTTTGACCCCTTTTTTACTACTAAAGAGATTGGGAAAGGGACAGGACTTGGACTCGCTGTAAGTTATGGAATAATTAAGAGACATGGTGGCCAGATTATTGTCGATAGCCAGGTTGAAATTGGCACAACATTTACAATAATATTGCCAATTGAATGTTTTAATAAAACTAATGATGAAGGTGTGTACGATGCATGA
- a CDS encoding sigma-54 dependent transcriptional regulator produces MHEKMRILLIDDEPVVCGSCERFLGEEGYEIKTTLKGKEGIELIKNNEFDIVITDLKMPEISGMDILEFTKKNYPEIQVIIITGYSTISNAVESIKKGAFDYLPKPFTPDELLSVVRDASIKRMQSLKHIYRCKVTPHKYGLDNIIGISDEMIRIFELIEKIAPTDSTVLITGESGTGKELIARAIYNHSSRKDMHFIPVDCSTLAESLLESELFGHTKGSFTGASTGKRGLFEIADNGTLFLDEVSNIPMDTQKKLLRVLESREFRPVGSEKVKRVDIRLIAATNRNLKMMIEKEKFREDLYYRLNVFSIDVPPLRKRPEDIPILAYNFLRQICQTLDKRPKEFSKEAMDIMMKYNWPGNVRELRNAIERLVIISDDDLLSSENINNIIDIDENSISNNTNKYSAPMTNIELKENKKKARENAVIEVEKTFVIEALTRNKWNVTKAAEDTGMQRTNFQALMKKYNIKHQDP; encoded by the coding sequence ATGCATGAAAAAATGAGGATTCTTCTCATTGATGATGAACCAGTAGTATGCGGCAGTTGTGAACGCTTTCTAGGAGAAGAAGGATATGAAATAAAGACAACACTTAAGGGTAAAGAGGGTATAGAACTTATTAAAAATAATGAATTCGATATTGTTATAACAGATCTTAAGATGCCTGAGATATCAGGAATGGACATTCTGGAATTTACTAAAAAAAATTATCCAGAGATTCAGGTTATTATAATAACAGGGTATTCCACTATATCAAATGCAGTTGAAAGCATTAAAAAAGGCGCTTTTGATTATCTCCCTAAACCCTTCACACCTGACGAACTGCTTTCTGTTGTCAGAGACGCATCGATAAAAAGAATGCAATCACTGAAACATATATATAGATGTAAAGTTACTCCCCACAAATATGGACTGGATAATATAATCGGTATAAGTGATGAAATGATAAGGATATTTGAGCTAATTGAAAAAATTGCGCCTACAGATTCAACTGTTTTAATTACTGGTGAAAGCGGAACAGGCAAGGAACTGATCGCACGCGCAATATACAATCACAGTTCAAGAAAAGACATGCACTTTATTCCAGTTGATTGCAGCACCCTGGCTGAAAGTCTTTTAGAAAGTGAACTCTTTGGCCATACCAAGGGATCATTTACCGGAGCTTCCACTGGTAAACGCGGATTATTTGAAATTGCTGACAATGGTACACTCTTTTTGGATGAGGTATCCAATATACCAATGGATACCCAAAAAAAATTATTAAGGGTGCTGGAATCCCGTGAATTTAGACCAGTCGGTTCTGAGAAGGTCAAGAGGGTCGATATCAGGCTTATTGCAGCAACCAACCGTAATCTTAAAATGATGATAGAGAAAGAAAAATTTCGCGAAGACCTCTATTATAGATTAAATGTTTTTTCCATAGATGTTCCCCCTCTTAGGAAGAGACCTGAAGATATTCCAATACTAGCATATAATTTTTTAAGACAGATATGCCAAACCCTTGATAAAAGACCCAAAGAATTCTCTAAAGAAGCAATGGACATTATGATGAAATATAATTGGCCCGGGAATGTTAGAGAATTAAGGAACGCTATTGAAAGACTTGTTATTATCTCTGATGATGATCTTTTATCATCCGAAAATATAAATAATATTATAGATATTGATGAAAACAGCATTTCTAATAACACAAATAAATATTCAGCGCCTATGACAAATATCGAATTGAAAGAGAACAAAAAAAAAGCAAGGGAAAATGCAGTTATAGAAGTGGAAAAGACCTTTGTTATAGAAGCTCTAACTAGAAATAAATGGAATGTCACAAAAGCTGCCGAAGATACAGGCATGCAACGAACAAATTTTCAGGCATTAATGAAAAAATATAATATCAAACATCAAGATCCCTAA